A window of Pedobacter lusitanus contains these coding sequences:
- a CDS encoding Gfo/Idh/MocA family protein: MNNKIRMGMIGGGKNAFIGAVHRIAANIDGQIELCCGALSSNPETARESGELLFLEQDRNYGTYQEMIEKESLLPAAVRMHFVTIVTPNFAHFAPAMMALEHGFHVVIDKPISLTLAEAKQLRDKVQETGLTLCLTYTYSGYPLVKQARQMVKDGAFGKIRKILVEYPQGWLSLPSERDGNKQSAWRTDPSKSGISGCMGDIGTHAAQLAEYISGLEITKICADLNIMVDGRALDDDGNVLLKFNNGANGVLVASQIAAGEENALKIKVYGEKGSLEWHQEEPNTLKVKWLDAPTQLYRAGQGYLTEAARFNTRTPAGHPEGYLEAFANIYRNFALTLKSKLEGKTPTAEMLDFPGVEEGVRGMAFIENVVASGLSDQKWFDFKI, from the coding sequence TGGGGATGATCGGTGGCGGCAAAAATGCCTTTATAGGCGCCGTCCACCGCATTGCAGCCAATATAGACGGGCAGATAGAACTGTGTTGCGGAGCTTTAAGTTCCAATCCGGAAACTGCCAGGGAATCTGGTGAATTACTATTCCTGGAACAGGACAGAAATTATGGAACTTATCAGGAGATGATCGAAAAAGAGAGTCTCCTGCCTGCAGCGGTAAGAATGCATTTCGTAACTATTGTTACGCCCAATTTTGCACATTTCGCACCTGCGATGATGGCGCTTGAACATGGTTTTCATGTCGTAATAGATAAACCGATCAGTCTTACACTGGCAGAGGCCAAACAACTCAGGGATAAAGTACAGGAAACAGGTTTGACTTTATGTCTTACCTACACCTATTCTGGTTATCCGCTGGTTAAACAAGCCCGCCAGATGGTAAAGGACGGAGCTTTTGGCAAAATCAGAAAAATTTTAGTGGAGTATCCGCAAGGCTGGTTAAGCTTACCGTCAGAACGGGATGGCAACAAACAGTCTGCATGGAGAACTGATCCTTCCAAAAGTGGAATCAGTGGCTGTATGGGTGACATCGGAACTCATGCGGCACAACTTGCTGAATATATTTCAGGTCTGGAGATTACAAAAATATGTGCAGATCTTAATATTATGGTAGACGGCCGTGCACTGGATGATGACGGAAATGTATTACTGAAATTCAATAATGGTGCTAATGGTGTCTTAGTTGCGTCACAGATTGCAGCTGGAGAAGAAAATGCATTAAAAATCAAAGTTTACGGAGAAAAAGGAAGTCTGGAATGGCATCAGGAAGAGCCAAATACACTGAAAGTCAAATGGCTGGATGCACCGACACAACTTTATCGTGCGGGACAAGGTTATTTAACTGAAGCCGCCCGGTTCAATACCAGAACACCTGCCGGACACCCGGAAGGTTATCTGGAAGCTTTTGCTAATATTTACAGAAATTTCGCATTAACTTTAAAGTCAAAGCTGGAAGGTAAAACCCCTACTGCAGAAATGCTTGATTTTCCCGGAGTAGAAGAAGGTGTACGTGGAATGGCTTTTATAGAAAATGTAGTAGCCTCAGGGCTGTCAGATCAGAAATGGTTTGATTTTAAAATATAA
- a CDS encoding c-type cytochrome, whose product MKKTLLILGCISLAIASCGNPGATTEGSATSSSADTEASAKTAAPSEMLPGEKLIATADCIGCHNKTQKVIGPAYVDIAAKYPSNEENINKLSDVVIKGSKGTWGDLPMTPHPNLSKDDAKQMVTWILSLKK is encoded by the coding sequence ATGAAAAAGACACTGTTAATTTTGGGATGTATCAGTTTAGCGATAGCTTCTTGCGGAAACCCGGGAGCTACAACTGAAGGATCAGCTACCTCATCATCTGCAGATACCGAGGCTTCAGCAAAAACAGCAGCCCCATCAGAAATGCTGCCTGGCGAGAAACTGATTGCTACAGCAGATTGTATCGGCTGTCATAACAAGACCCAAAAGGTAATCGGACCTGCATATGTTGATATTGCAGCAAAATATCCTTCAAATGAAGAGAATATCAATAAGCTGTCTGATGTAGTAATCAAGGGAAGCAAAGGCACCTGGGGCGACCTGCCAATGACGCCTCACCCTAACTTGAGCAAAGACGATGCAAAACAAATGGTGACCTGGATTTTGTCACTAAAAAAATAA
- a CDS encoding sugar phosphate isomerase/epimerase family protein: MTTLKGPAVFLAQFIGDQAPFNSLDGICQWAADLGFKGIQMPTLDTRFIDLQKVAESKTYADELKGKVNSYGLEITELSTHIQGQLVAVNPAYDKVFDGFAPAAYHNNPAARTEWAVQQLKYAAKASQNLGLNAHATFSGSLLWHMFHPWPQRPEGLVEEGFKELARRWLPILNEFDSCGVDVCYEIHPGEDLFDGITYEMFLEQVNFHPRACLLYDPSHFVLQQLDYIQYIDFYHERIKAFHVKDAEFNPTGRQGTFGGYQSWANRAGRYRSPGDGQVDFKTIFSKLAQYDFKGWAVMEWECCIKDSETGAREGVEFIKNHIIPVTNRAFDDFAATGTDQEFNKQILGIK; encoded by the coding sequence ATGACAACACTCAAAGGACCAGCAGTTTTTTTAGCCCAGTTTATTGGAGACCAGGCCCCGTTTAATTCTCTTGACGGAATTTGTCAGTGGGCAGCAGACCTGGGTTTTAAAGGCATACAAATGCCAACCCTGGATACCAGATTTATTGACCTGCAAAAAGTAGCAGAGAGTAAAACCTATGCTGATGAACTGAAAGGAAAAGTAAATTCATACGGACTGGAAATTACGGAACTTTCTACCCATATACAGGGTCAGTTAGTCGCTGTTAATCCTGCTTATGACAAGGTATTTGACGGTTTTGCACCTGCTGCGTATCATAATAATCCTGCAGCAAGAACAGAATGGGCAGTACAGCAGCTAAAATATGCAGCCAAAGCTTCTCAGAATCTTGGTCTGAATGCACATGCAACTTTCAGTGGATCACTTTTATGGCATATGTTCCATCCCTGGCCACAAAGACCTGAAGGTTTGGTTGAAGAGGGTTTTAAAGAACTTGCCCGCCGCTGGTTACCAATTCTGAATGAATTTGACAGCTGCGGTGTGGATGTTTGTTATGAGATTCATCCGGGTGAAGATTTATTTGACGGAATAACTTATGAAATGTTTTTGGAACAGGTAAATTTCCATCCACGGGCATGTTTATTATATGATCCTTCACATTTCGTATTACAGCAGCTGGACTATATCCAGTATATTGATTTTTATCATGAACGTATTAAAGCTTTTCATGTAAAGGATGCCGAATTTAACCCAACTGGCAGACAAGGTACTTTTGGTGGCTATCAGAGCTGGGCAAATCGTGCCGGTCGTTACCGTTCTCCGGGAGACGGTCAGGTAGATTTTAAAACCATATTCAGTAAACTTGCTCAATATGACTTTAAAGGATGGGCAGTAATGGAATGGGAATGCTGTATCAAAGATTCTGAAACCGGCGCCAGAGAAGGTGTTGAATTTATTAAGAATCACATTATCCCGGTCACCAACAGAGCATTTGATGATTTTGCTGCTACAGGTACAGATCAGGAATTTAACAAACAAATTTTAGGTATAAAATAA